The Primulina eburnea isolate SZY01 chromosome 18, ASM2296580v1, whole genome shotgun sequence genome segment CACAGTATATGGATAAGAAGACAAAATCGTGTTACATTCTCATAAGAGCACAATGCTGAATATTTATCTGATACCTGGTCTAGCAATGTCTTATGGTTTATCATGCCTAAGTATATTGAGTCATGGAGGCACATGGAAACATTAATCAAGTTCGTGACATGATCTAATTTGTCATCACATGTATCATATGGATTTTTAAGCATATCTGGCCTAACTCAGCTGAAATTTACACGAAATCTGTTGGGGAACTATTTGGCCCATTTTTATGAATCCTTTCAAATGGTTTAGTCTGCTTCATTCTTATCTTTCGCCTTTATTTGGTACTTTGAAAACTGTATTTCTTCACAAAAATATTGTAGCAGGCAAGATGTGTCTGCTGCTTACGTGTGTAAGATGAACTTTGTTATAATTTCTAGCATATATTAATAGGTGAGTGAAGGCTTGGATTTTGCTGACCATGCTGGCAGAGCTGTGGTCATCACTGGCTTGCCATTTGCTGCCATGAATGAACCCAAGGTTTGTCCTTTTGTCGCGTATACGGTATATATGTCCATTTTCACCTACAAAAGTTCACTGGTCTCAATCCACCCCAGACTGGGCCTGCCAACCGGATTAGGGTAGCTATCGAGTCAAAATTTAGGAAAACTGATTATACCTGGCTGGGTTAATTTTGGTCCATGGCCCAAACCAAACCAGTTTGCCACCTTAACGAGTTCTCTTGTCAATGTTAACTTCTTTCTTTATTCTTTACATGGGGGAATCTGTCCTGGCATATAATGTTGtgtttttatagttttttttcCGTGTATTTTCTAGTGGCTAAATTGTGATCACCATCTTGTATGTTTTTTTTCAGGCTTATTTGCGCACCTTACAAAAACCATTGTTAAGTCTATAATCATTTATTCCATGAACTGCTTGACTTGAATTTTAGCATCATTGAATGTGAGCTTACACAAAAAATCGTACAAAAGTTCTTTCATTGGGTTGTGAGATTTTTGTTACTATGATTTGGCGCTGACTGGATAAATGACcattttattttagaaaaaaatatatgttttgCGGTGAAATATATCTTGCTTttcattttcaagaaaattgacGGTGAGATGACTCTAACATGGTTCACTTCCGGTATGAGAAGTGCGCTAGTGGTAACTCACATATTGATTCGACTTTAACCACACCTGCATCCCCACCACCTTAAATTTCTAAGGAGCTATTTTCTGTTATTGGCGGGGAGACAGGTTCGCCTGAAGCGTGAATACTTGGATCAACAGGCACACTCTAAAATGATCAACATCAAGGTATTCTGGTTGCTAAGATATTTAGATAAATGGATCTTTTATGTGATACTTTTTTACGATGCTTAAATATCATGAAATTTTACTGACGTCTCTGTGAATGGACAGGGTTTGACTGGAGAAGAGTGGTACTCTCAACAAGCATCACGGGCTGTAAATCAGGCTGTTGGTCGAGTCATTCGTCATCAACATGATTATGGAGCAATTATATTTTGTGATGAGAGGTAGTTGTGGGTTGACGACTGCATCTTTGATATTGATGCTAGAGTGGAGGAAATTATTGTGATCTTATGGTTACAAGTAATTGTAAGTTAGTTTTTCGAGTAAATTAAATCGGGCACCTTCTGTTGTCACTATTTcgtgataatagacaatatccATCGaccttcaaacaaaatattgagTTTCTGATATTGTTAGATTGCAATGGGAAGTTTTTTGTTGGAGACTTCAAATCAACCATGCTGGAAAACCTGGAGTGTTATCACACCTACAAACGATTACTGTGTGATAACACTCCAGGTTTTCCAGCATGGTTGATTTGAAGTCTCCAAAAAAAACTTCCCATTACAATATATTGTCTAATATCACAAAATAGTGACAACAGAAGGTACCCAATTTAATTTACTCGAAAACTAACTTGCAATTACTTGTAATATTTTTCCCATAGACGAACATTTATTGAAACCTAGTATTTCATTGATGTCTAATGTAGTATCTAGTCCAATATTTGTCCACAAAATGATTACTTTcagtgatatgatatgattatgtgGCTTCAATTGATCAAACATGTACGGATATATTTAAGTACGCCATGATAATTCATCTTCTGAATCATAACTAGGTTCACATATTCGAACCGTCAGTCTCAAATCTCCCAGTGGATACAACCTCATATGAAAGTAGGTTTGTCTGTTTTGTGGGGTCGTTTGCTTCTCTTATTTAACAAAAATTTTAACCTCAACTTGTGTTGCAGTGTTACTCGAAATTTGGTGATGTAGTTTACACATTGACTCGATTTTTTCGAGATGGAGGAACTCGGGGCCCTACAAAACTAGAATTGGCACGAAATGATTATCAGGGTAAGGATTCTTTGGTTTGCTAATGTTGGAgtgctaaattttcttgtgcTTGTTTCAATGTAATTTATGATAGATCCAACACTTGTTTCTGCCAAGTGTAACGAAATTTATTTTTCGTCCTGTATAATGTTTCATAATCATGTACGCCATGCGGAGTTCTTGTACATTGCAAAGTAATGTGGTTCTGAATCGCTATATTTCCTGTTTTAGTTCTCTTTCTAAGTGGTTATGAGTCATGAGATGCTCTGAATTACAAATTTGAGAGCATGTGCAGAGTTATAGTCGATTTTCACTTCGCATATCTGTCTACATGTTTTTCATTTAGAAGCATTGTCTATTGTTTGAAGTTTTGGTCCTTTGTTCATGTCACAAATAGATAAGGGGATTTGTGGGCAAATCTGGCTTTGCTGATTCAAAGGATAACCACATTGAGGGGAGCCCCAGAGTAACTTATGAGAAATAAGTTGATCAGATGAAGCTATGCTAATATCAACCTAACAAATAAATGAGCACTTTGTATGAATATAATCTGATGTTTATTTTAGGGAGTTTGACAGAACAATTTTTTCATTCACAAGCCTTGTAAACCTTCTAAAGTTAGCGTGCTAACCTTATGTTTTGAACCAAATATGAAAGACAAATCCACAGTCGAATTCCAAATAGATCAAGGCTGTAGCCAACATTTGCCCATGGGTTTGATGAAAAAGGATGAACTTTTCTAGTTACCCTTTTTCGGTGCATAAGACAATATGATACAGTTTAGTGTGTTATATATTTCCCAGAATACCATTGACATCAGATATATTTGGGTAAGGACAATTCTGTAGTTACATGTTGATCATTGCAGAAAATCTGAAAGTTTCAGAAAGCCAACTTCTGGGCAAGTTTCACCTTAACAAGCCTCTTGTTTCCCAGgtaaatttcaattttaccGTGAtactattttatttgaattagaACTGATGCCGTGTCTTATTCAGTTGATACAcatttcctttttctctttGAATTGTCTTCAGACAACATCCATACACCCTACATTCTCCTTGGAGACAGCATCTTCTGTTAAACAAATCAAAAAAGGAAATATTTCTGGCAAGCTCAGAGAGATAGTTCCTGCCAACCGCTCTCATCTGACTCCAGACAAGCATTTTCGAGATTCACCCATGATTTGCTCGAGTGATATAAACCCAAGGAAAAGAATTTTGATCTCAAGTGCAAACCAAAATATAGATGGTTTGGATGGAGATACCGGTGAACTGATTGCACCTTGCTCATCGAAGAAACCTAGCTTATTGATAACAGGGCCTAATCAATCAAAAGATTATGAGTTTGAAAAGCAGTTGAAAATTTTAGTAAAATCTGAACACCTTCAAGTGACCGAGAATGTCGGTACTCAGAATCATCAAGAAAATGTAGAAGTCCTGGTTGGTGATGAATTTTTTGCCCAAAAGAAAAATTTGGCACTTACAAATTGGGAACACTTACAGAAGGAAGTTGTTTCTCAGACCGTGCCTCATAATGATGAGAAAAGGGGATCAGCTTTTCTCTCTCAGGTGGAGGTTTTTTTTCTCCTTTTTCCTCATTATCTGGGATAGGACTTAACTAGGCATCTGCATTTGGGAATGTTTTGGTAATTGCTATTACCACTGACTTTGTCTAAGTGTCTTTGCTACTGTTCTATCTTCTTGATACTGGAGTATTACTTTGTGACTTCTAACTTGATATGCATCATATGCCCTAATCTAACAATCTATTTACATGTACCTTGTAGGTCCGAGAAAAGCTTAATGATGCCGAGTATAAAGAATTTGTGAACTTTATGAAGGCACTGAAGTCAAAAGCAATGAAAATTGGCCATGTTCTGCAATCAATTGCAAGATTATTTTCTTTTCCTGACAGGATCTCCCTTCTTCACGggtattatatatatttgattataATGTTTTTCTTACTGTCATCTATCTCTCCATTGTCTTTTGGACGTGTTCTAGATTACAcaagtctctggttcccactagcaatattgtttttcaactgATAATCTCGGAGTCCATATAAGTTTTATCTTGAGATGAAATGGCCATGGTGGAAGGAGGTGAGCATGTTGGGAGGAGGCAAGATGTGACTCCTCGTCcaaaattattaaaagaaagCAGGATCATAAGTTCTGTAACAAATATGTTCTTTAGTTAAAAGTGGGTAAAGGTTATGATAGAGAGAGGAGAAAGTGATTATGGAAAGTGGATTGTGGAGGTGTAGTGATGACACCGAAGTGCTTAATATTGTTAATTTGTTTCTTTATCTATAAGGAGGAAATACTTTAGATTGATGGTGTTGTTTTGCTCCTCCATAGTTGGCCACTGTTAGTGAGAGACCTTGAAAATCTATTTCTGGTCACATCTAACTATTTGGCTGGGAGGAAGAGGTGTAGAACAATAATATGCATGCTTTATTTTACTGAATATTTAAAGATATTCATCCTGTTTTAGTAGGTCCCTCTCTGGAACACGGGGATAAGGGGAGAGAGTTTTTAGGAGCAGAGGTTTCTGAAAGCATAGAACTTCTTTATCTGCCTCGGATTTGTTTATGATTTCTTAATAAAGACTATCATCAACTTCTCAATTAGCTTTGTTGTTTGTCAACAGATTCAAGGAGTATGTTCCGGTAAAATATCAATCTTTGTACGAACATTACTCATGCATGGCCACTGACAGAAATGAGGCTGTCATTTAAAGTAAGGAATTATCCCTTGCTCCAGGAATTATATATTTCTGAATGtcatttattattaaatatcaGTGTTGTTATCTCGTTTCTTCCCTCTACCACAATTTCTTGACTGGAGAGTATGTGTTTATTCCAGTGAGGATTTAGAGAAAATAATCTCTCTAGTGAGAAGAGGCTAAAAGTTCTTGAAATTTGTGGGATTAATCATGATAGCTTAATTTTCTCCCTAGCTTTAATAATTCATTTCTTTTGTGGCCTTGTTCATATAATTATTATCGTTAAATGCTGTAAGCCAACTTTTAGTGAGCGTAGTTGTGAAATAGTGATTCTCTTTTTATTACACTTTTGAAGGATTTGAGGGCGCCTGCCTGAAAAGGTATTCAGAATTATGGGATGATACACAACTTTCGTTATAGAAGTTAGTTTTTGATGGTTGATACACTAAAACCGTCACCTAGCTGAAGGGTCTGTTGACATTTTACTACCTTAGTTTTGTTAACAGAGGAGATGAGAAAGGCAGACCCTTCTTGCATTAGAAAACAAGTTCGTCCACACCGTGCAATTTTCGAGTTAAAGGAGCTTCAAAACTGCTATTATATTTCAGAAGTTGCTGCAAGAAGGCATCCACCCCAAACTATTAGAATATAAAAATAGAAGGTGCGACTTCACCAGGTTTTGTCTAATCTTatatttcatcattttggttATAATAAATGTATTTAACGTCTATGAATGTGACTTTGTAGTTGATTTTAATGTACATTAAGATACTTCGTACCTTAGCTTCAAATGGCCTTGCGTTTATCTTATTTAATTTGTCCGATTTAACATGTCTCATATTGCGATACAATGTTTCTTGTTGGATTAACTGTACAGATAAAAGATGAAACATGCACTATTATATTCATACATGAATGTAACATGAATCTTGAGAACAGACTGATTAATAATTGTTTTTGATAGCTGTGGATAATAATAATTACTAGATAAAAAAATACAGCCCTTTTTCAAACTATTTTTCAGTTTTATAATTGCAATGTACCTATGTATCAAAGCATTACTTAATGTGGCCACAGCAAATTAAAATggggaagttggtgaaaaatcttcaatcaaaacatttctttatGTTCACTCCCTATTTACAAAATTGTGAtattatgtcatacaaaatgcggtacacttcatgtggaaatgtggtactaaaaaagtacccagggactgaacacaaaaaaaatcgacggCTGAGGACTGAAGGTCAATTTCCTGAATTAAAATTGCCTGAGTCACACCCGGAATAGCATCCACCATTCATTTAGTCTGCAACAACAAACACCAAATGAATGGTGAGTTGGGGATGACAATGAGTCTAGGTCTAACTTGTATTTGGACCCTACTTATTTGGGACGTGTATGAGTATGAAAAAAAGGTTTCAAATGCATTTATAATAATAGAGCAAAGTATATACTTAATATATTTTATCTCAtcgtttattttatttatagatAAATATTCAAACGGAAAAAATATCATTATATCTTACACTGTTTAGTGATGTGGAAAagttttaagaaaaatattttgattataaATTTGTAACAAGAGCCTTAATTTGAATTACTCGTTTATTTCTTGTTATGATTGACGGTTCGAGTCTCAGGTTTTGATGGACCCGACCCATTGTCATCCCTACGGTGGATACCACCTCCGGTGTAACATATCTAATGTAGCTAAAATCTCTGAATTCTCGTTGGCTTGAGGCTTACTAACAATTGAGTAGATATATGCATGCCGTCGCTTTTAAACGTAATCCACAGCGGGCGGGCATCGAGTGGTTCGGTTTGATTTAATGTTTTGTTCCAATATATGAtatcatatatttaatatttaacgTGAAATAGTTTattatgaattatattgacaTCAACCTTCAATGGGTTCCATCATACAAAAATAACTCCCTTATTATTAAGCAAGAAATTGTGTATCACTTTCATACCTTGGAATCGAGGAGcatgtctcttatgagacggtctcacgaatctttttctgtgagactggtcaaccatactgatattcacaataaaaagtaatactcttagcataaaaagtaatatttttcatagatgatccaaataagagattcgtctcacaaaatacgatccgtgatatcgtctcacacaagtctttgtcaaattttatttaaatattctttTAGTTATCTCATcaagatatttttttaatatattttttggtTATAAATGTGGTTAGATTTGACACTAATTAATACACCTATCTAGTTTGATGAATGATTGATAACGCAACCTTTTGTATTGCAGAATTTATTTCCATTTATTGctaatatataatatagttcGTATGAAATTATATTACTTACTTTAATTCATTGTTGCTGACCTATTTTAGAAACTCATATATTAGTACTCCATCAGCccctaaataataaatattaaataaataacattccaacaaattaatttttaatatcgTTCTTGATTTCGAATTGAATATTTTAATGTCGTGGAAACTATGTTAATTCTATATtatataatgattttttttttttgaaaaagtcAAATAATCAATATATTAACCTATTtacaaatttaaaatgattaaattgaCAATATATCGATTATTTTCATGTTATTTAATATTCATTACTTACTCATCAGatgaaatgataaattaaaaattatggataaaaatttatttttttaattgaaatTATTGTAGATTTGAGTGGAAACCGTTCTCGTATTTTTTgtaaaacaaaaatttaatttctttaatttaaattttcttttaaaaaaggcaaaaatttgtgtgagacggtctcatgaatcgtATTTAATGAGACAGATATATTATTTgattcatccatgaaaattattattttttatgctaagagcattacttttttttattgtaaatatcggtagagttgatccgtctcaaatataaagattcgtgagactattttcacaagagacctattcttcaaaaaataatgaaaaaattagttaatcaaatcaaataaaagaCATTAATTAAAGTAAGATTAGgtgtcttgtgagacggtctaaaaaaaaaattatttatgagATGGGTcgactctaccgatattcaaaataaaaagtaataattttaaataaaaaaataatatttttttcatggatgatccaaataagatatatgtctcacaaaatacgacatgtgaaaccgtctcacacaagtttttcattaagatatatgtacattttttttttacatttttaatATGTCAAAACACAGTAGAAAAGTCCATGCATGCATTTACTTCTGGTCTTTCATCCGCGTTCTGCCACCTCCGCCGCTCCACGGCGGACGGCTGGCCGGGAGCCTCTCGGAATCCCCACGCAGGACTACGACCAAGTCCACGAATGCGTGCAGTATGAACCTGTACGAGCTCTTGTTATTCAAATCCAAATAACAAAACAGGAGCTCCTCCATAAATTCCCAGTCCACTTCCCCTTCCTGCTCCAGACGAGCCTCCACCATCTCCTGCATCGATCGGCGGAAGTCCTCATACGGGCTCAGAGAATACGTCAGGATCGCGAAGAAGTCTCCCCCCGCCGCCTTCGGTTCTTCCTCAGCGATACTCTGCTCCGCTTTCTCCGGCGCGGATGAACCCGTTGTGAAGCCGGAGGTTGACGAAGAAAACGCTTCATCCGTTATCAGCGAGCTGGACGAGCCGGCAGCCACGAAGAACCTAGCAGAGCCGCACAAATTCTCAGGCGGCGGCGTGCCGATTAGCTTCGGAGAATCGAAGGGAAACGGCGTCGTGTAGCCCTTCAAGGCATCTTCTTCATGCTCCTCCAGCTGGTACAGCGAGCTGAAATTCTCAAATAAGAACTGATCAACGCCGGAGAACGCAACGGCGTCATTTGGGCCACCGTCCGACGACGTTTTGGCATGTCTACCGCTCTTCCACCGCAATTGGATTTGTTTGTTGGAGATTTTGATTTTCGAGAGGTATTCttgaaatgatttttggatTTGCGTAGGCatcactttttttttctttttttaaaacatattttaattttaatatattggggtttttttttttgggacttTCTATGTCGACTTGTACAATGGGATGAGAGGTATTTATAatcgaaaataaagaatataaaataatttaaaaatatataaacttTAGGAGTGGACAATAAcaaaaactcgtgtgagacggtcttacgggtcgtattttatgagacgggtctcttatttgggtcatcaatgaaagaatattactttttatgctaagagtattattttttattgtgcataagggtaggattgacctgtctcacagataaagattcgtgacacCGTCTCACACGAGACCTACTCCTCGATAATTATATCATTTATGGCaatacaataattttttttttttaaaaaaactattttttcgttatatcatataaattttattgaataattaatgatatttattaattttaaattcaaaataattgaGTGGCTATTTAATGGAAATAAAAATATCCTTTAATGTGGTGGGTGTAATTTAGTTCTACAAGGAGCTTTTGggcaattattattaaatatttttatttaattttcatgcTTTTACTGAAGAAGACATATGATTGACGACAACTAATAAGTATTTAATTTTCTCTATTTActtctttaaaataaatttatttctggtattattatataattattgcTATAATAATATCGAAGATATtatttttgatatttatttaataatttcgatttatttgataaataatctTAATTGGGCCATATATTTGGGTTTAGGTTTAGTTGGGCTACTAGACTGTCAATGGGGATGGATGGATACGGATATCAGAATAAGCCCAATCTCAACCAATTAAGTCTTCGTAAATGTATTTGAATTAAGCTTAATTAATAAATGCGTTATTTTCTACATTAATTTCATATTGTTTAGGCTTATAAAAATAACAAATGGTTGTACAAACGTAATTTGTATGTAATAAATAACATGATTTAGCAATCTTTCTGGTTACAATATAACATTCATAAAACACATCGTACGTGACAGCTGAACGacaaaattgaaattttaatcATATAAATCGACCTATTTTAGGTTGTTGTTATGTTGCttggagatttttttttttttatccattTTTTTCACTAGCAGCTTCTGAATTCATCGAATATTGCTGATAAATTTCAAATTAGTCGATCCACATAAGGATagctataatttttttaaaaaaattatatctaaaattatattttatttgaatataaatatgCGTAGTATGGGTGAGTGACAAATTTTTCCGTCTGGTCCCATAATTTTGGGTTGATGGAGTCTTCTTCGTCCACTGAATTATTTgtcaataaaataattaattcaataattaagaatGAACATTTAATTAGTAATAAGGGGGATATAAGGAATTGTTTGATTGTTCGGCCAAAGGTTTTGAAAATCTGAGGCCACgagaaaataataatatataggtaaaaacttgtgtgagacggtctcacgtgtcgtattttgtgagatagatattttattttggtcattcatgaaaagttattactttttatgttaagagtattactttttattgtgaatatcggtagggttgacccgtctcacatataaagattcgtgagaccatttcacaagagacatactctaatATATAGTGGCCAGCCTCATTTAAGCAAGGGAATTAGTTTGTGGGTTGATTTCATTGTATTGTAAGATCGTCTAATATTCAATTTTATGATATGAATCTTTTACTCAACTTgactagggatgtaaatgaaccgaactgttcgcgagcttttcggatctcggctcgttaaaaagctcgttcgggctcgttcgttaagattatcgagccgagcccgagccttattttgggctcgacaattttgttgagccgagcttgagattaatgatgttcggctcgttagctcgggaacatgttcgataataggttcgtgagctcaaaattgagctcggctcgtttagctggctcgtgagctcgagctcgaactcgagctcggctcgtttaagtggttcacgagctcgggctcgagctcgagctcggctcgtttaggtagatcgtgagctcgaatttgagataattaatgagttataaGGTTGTTGGGTAATTCTTTTATGTTTTATCATGTTGATTTCCTATTAGGTTGTTGGGTTTAATTAAGTTGTTTTTTTCTTATTTGATCATTAGAAAAAAGAACCGATCCCAAATTCTTATTTGATCATTAGAAAAAAGAACCGATCCCAAAGAAAATTTTTACTGTACCTTTAGCAAGGTAAGTAGGAGGAATATTCAAAACGAGACTAATTTTAACACCATTGACATATGATCTGCTGGAACTCCTCTTCAAATAAAGCCTTTCTTCTGTATTGTAATAAGGGTAGTATTGAATTGGAGATGAACGTAGATTTGAAGATTTTTTCATTGAATGCCACTTTGCATAACTTTGTGGTTTGGAGTTGGATTCGGAGCAGAAACGAGCTCGCTTAACGAGCTTGTTTAACGAGCCGAACCCGAGCCAGGCTCATTAAACGAGATAAACGAgccattaacgagccgagctcgagccgagcccgagcttcataacttccgaacgagccgagcccgagcttcaaaccAAAGGCTTGTAATGAGCCCGAGCCGAGAAAAtagtttaacgagccgagcccgagcctgatactgttcggctcggctcggctcatttacattcCTAAACTTGacccataaaaaaaattcatttttattctaaaaatattatttttcattctaTGTatagtgattttttttttaactaaaGTCCGTTGTGTTTTCTTCCAAATGATAATCGAAAAAAATGACACATGTGTGATTTTCCTTAAAAAATCTATCTCATCATCCACGTCGTCACATAAGCAATTTAAATGATGAACTCTGGTAAAAAAAGAGACCAAAAATTACAAATTACATGAATAAAATTCAAATACATATTTAATATGACCACAAATAAAAAAATGGTAAGTTAAATGGCTAAAATGCAAATTCATTATTAACATGACCAAAAGTAGAAAACGTGCAAATTACAtaaccaaaaatataattttctctaTAACCTTTATCAAACAAATATATCGATATATAACATGCTCGTTTAACATCATCCAAAGTTTAGAACTTTATATTAATATAACCCTCTCAATTAATAGATTGTCTTTTCAGGGTCAATCTTTTATCATCATATCAAAAATTATAACTTATAGTCAAAAACAATTTTTATTCCTTATACTTGACATCGCAAAACTCTATATTAAACGGAGGTTAGAGATGAGGGGCGACACCTACTTGTTGGTGACATGTTGTCCTCTATAGAGTCCAGTTTTACTCATTAAGATTTAATGTATCTCTTTTATGATTTACCAAACTAACCAGATCATACTACATAACATCAATAATTTGATATACAAGAGCTTCTCGGAAGATCATTTACAATAACGATAGTTTTCTCATACATATAGTATGCTTAATCCAACATTTCTACTCATGccattatcatttttttttaaaagtcaaATAAAACagtcataaataaaaaaaatcgaaaaaataagaaattatatgatcACGACATATATCTTACTAACCCAAGCAAATAattacttttaaattttaacTTATGACTTTCATTAAAGCACCATATCATCAGCATAAAGTTGCCTCAAACAATAAATTTCTCCACGAATatgaaaaatgattattttattatttcacatGATTAATTTCAATTATGGCAGCATGATTTATCACCTCCAATCCATTATATTATAGACATTTTAAAATAGAAATAGTTAAATAATCTCTCATGGAGGAGACAACCAAAGACTTCCATCACACTAAATTACATAAAATAGGTTTGTTTAATAATAAGATTCAATGTTTTGACTAATCAGAAAATTGTGGTAATTTTGTCCTTGTCTAGATAACCAAGTTTAGAAAAAATTTCAGAAGATTCCTTTTTTTAACATTCaaatatatttgtttttcaTGGATTTGGATACTCTGTTATGGTTGAAAACAcataaaatttttcaattttataatCTGACAATATGTGAAGTCCATCATATGATCAACTGATCATCTCGTGTAAACAATGTACAACACCAAACTCGTGTAAACAATGTACAACATTAAATGCTATATTTTCAGCCACATCAGAAGATCCAAATCAGTTTT includes the following:
- the LOC140820039 gene encoding uncharacterized protein, whose amino-acid sequence is MPTQIQKSFQEYLSKIKISNKQIQLRWKSGRHAKTSSDGGPNDAVAFSGVDQFLFENFSSLYQLEEHEEDALKGYTTPFPFDSPKLIGTPPPENLCGSARFFVAAGSSSSLITDEAFSSSTSGFTTGSSAPEKAEQSIAEEEPKAAGGDFFAILTYSLSPYEDFRRSMQEMVEARLEQEGEVDWEFMEELLFCYLDLNNKSSYRFILHAFVDLVVVLRGDSERLPASRPPWSGGGGRTRMKDQK